The following proteins are co-located in the Flectobacillus major DSM 103 genome:
- a CDS encoding YbaB/EbfC family nucleoid-associated protein has translation MFDMMGMLGKVKDLQAKMKEAQETLGTIIETGESGGGMVKVTINGKKQLLKVEIDEDLLKPSDQEVVQDLVVAATNIAMNNIEGKIKEHLQKATNGLLPNIPGLDLGGMFS, from the coding sequence ATGTTTGACATGATGGGAATGCTTGGCAAGGTCAAAGACCTTCAAGCAAAAATGAAAGAAGCACAAGAAACGCTCGGAACGATTATTGAAACAGGCGAATCGGGCGGAGGCATGGTCAAGGTAACTATCAATGGCAAAAAACAATTGCTAAAAGTTGAAATAGACGAAGATTTATTGAAGCCATCCGACCAAGAAGTGGTACAAGATTTGGTTGTGGCGGCTACCAATATTGCGATGAACAATATTGAAGGAAAAATCAAAGAACACCTTCAAAAAGCTACCAACGGCTTATTGCCAAATATCCCAGGTTTAGATTTGGGAGGAATGTTTTCCTAA
- a CDS encoding T9SS C-terminal target domain-containing protein produces MNNLLRPRTYFLFFAIFCTLFSLPTRLIGQKCPDRPSFDNGDFVINGGTVITGDGDGDPARQNNMPIIVCPGQPIDLQVQNNAPQSSRFIVVPKSETNHLRITSGLSGTATNTDASGYLQLAVPTTPDYYYLVSVGSSNGTGYYACQVIQVVNLQTPDIAVQVCSGNEVNITWLNTPNNENYENYIIDATGIGTQFRPIASAVATYPTARKIDLVNSGSHDVVITGDTKIKGCPSVYRTTVVTSGTTLFTPTVKNLEYNTTASGYELIVSGQPNTKRNIYIREPNVPFNYSLPPYQVFTSVSTSTSEKIPITLPNPSKQYCFRVVVEDACSVPNTVPNAALISNQEICSTPFSVVPNNGKNTLIWGQAQTGLSGNNVFNDYEITRTDQFGNVDVIPITNINTTQIDDNNNLVCGVKYTYSIRTRYNYSAFAAPIEVTAMSNVKPPSVDNIFTSVLTNNGVSKIRVTSSFNTIQPVGISGYNFYRADSFTGTYSKITQQNTDYYDDPTANPSDAQYCYYITWQGTCGESEPSNKVCTVFTQVRNAQLYWTKEMPFSGAINSYSVYRIDPTTGSPIVTAGSGLPFTTSNTNLDLQSLNIPEADGQDIYLVIEAFPTTSTLPSSLSNYVLYQRPSLVVSAQAFSPNGDGINDTFYIQGRFIKEIKMKIYDRWGNIVFYTETNDYQSNPKIGWDGTKENGQKVGVGAYPYQIEVEDISGNKIHKEGTITVIY; encoded by the coding sequence ATGAATAATTTGTTACGACCGCGTACTTACTTCCTTTTTTTTGCTATATTTTGTACATTATTCTCTTTACCAACAAGGCTGATAGGGCAAAAATGCCCTGATAGGCCTTCATTTGATAATGGTGATTTTGTTATCAATGGGGGTACTGTTATTACAGGCGATGGTGATGGAGACCCTGCTAGGCAAAATAACATGCCTATAATAGTGTGTCCGGGCCAACCCATCGACTTACAAGTTCAGAATAATGCTCCTCAAAGTTCTCGATTTATTGTAGTACCCAAAAGTGAAACAAATCACCTTCGGATTACTTCGGGGTTATCGGGTACTGCTACCAATACCGATGCTTCGGGGTATCTTCAGCTAGCTGTTCCTACTACTCCTGATTATTATTATTTAGTGAGTGTGGGGAGTTCAAATGGTACAGGCTATTATGCGTGTCAGGTTATTCAAGTAGTGAATCTTCAAACACCCGATATTGCGGTTCAGGTTTGTAGTGGTAATGAAGTAAATATAACTTGGCTTAATACTCCCAACAATGAAAATTATGAGAATTATATCATAGATGCCACTGGCATAGGTACTCAGTTTAGGCCAATAGCCTCAGCTGTAGCAACATATCCAACTGCTAGAAAAATTGATTTGGTAAACTCTGGAAGTCATGATGTGGTTATAACAGGCGATACCAAAATAAAGGGGTGTCCAAGTGTGTATAGAACAACCGTTGTAACGTCGGGTACTACTTTGTTTACACCTACGGTTAAAAATTTAGAATATAATACCACAGCCAGCGGATACGAACTGATAGTATCGGGGCAGCCCAATACTAAACGGAATATTTATATTCGTGAACCTAACGTACCTTTTAATTATTCGCTACCGCCTTATCAGGTGTTTACTTCTGTGAGTACGAGTACCTCCGAAAAAATTCCAATTACGTTGCCCAATCCGAGTAAACAATACTGCTTTAGGGTAGTGGTAGAAGATGCCTGTAGTGTTCCTAATACTGTACCTAATGCGGCTCTTATTTCAAACCAAGAAATCTGTTCGACACCTTTTAGTGTAGTGCCAAACAATGGAAAAAATACACTGATTTGGGGACAAGCTCAGACTGGTCTTTCGGGGAATAATGTTTTTAATGATTACGAAATAACCCGTACCGACCAATTCGGCAATGTCGACGTAATACCTATTACTAATATTAATACTACTCAAATCGACGACAATAATAACTTAGTTTGTGGCGTAAAATATACCTACAGTATCAGAACACGCTATAATTATAGTGCCTTTGCTGCTCCAATCGAAGTTACGGCGATGTCTAATGTAAAGCCTCCAAGTGTCGATAATATCTTTACATCGGTGCTTACCAATAATGGCGTAAGTAAAATCAGGGTGACTAGTTCTTTTAATACCATTCAACCTGTTGGTATTTCGGGGTACAACTTTTATCGTGCCGATTCATTTACGGGTACCTATAGCAAGATTACTCAGCAAAATACCGACTATTACGACGACCCAACTGCCAACCCCAGCGATGCTCAATATTGTTATTATATCACTTGGCAAGGTACTTGTGGCGAGTCTGAGCCTTCTAATAAAGTTTGTACTGTATTTACACAGGTACGTAATGCTCAACTTTACTGGACAAAAGAAATGCCTTTTTCGGGTGCAATTAACTCCTATTCTGTATATCGAATAGACCCTACAACGGGTTCGCCGATTGTAACGGCAGGGTCGGGGTTGCCATTCACTACTAGCAATACTAATTTGGATTTACAAAGCTTGAATATTCCAGAGGCCGACGGACAAGATATTTATTTGGTCATTGAAGCTTTCCCAACAACGAGTACATTGCCAAGTAGTTTGTCCAACTATGTGCTATACCAGCGGCCGTCGTTGGTGGTGTCGGCACAGGCTTTTTCACCCAATGGCGATGGTATCAATGATACTTTTTATATACAAGGTAGATTTATTAAAGAAATAAAAATGAAGATTTATGACCGTTGGGGTAATATTGTTTTTTATACCGAAACCAACGATTATCAGAGTAACCCCAAGATTGGTTGGGATGGAACCAAAGAAAACGGCCAAAAAGTAGGAGTGGGGGCTTATCCTTATCAAATAGAAGTAGAAGATATTTCGGGGAATAAAATTCATAAAGAAGGAACAATTACTGTAATTTACTAA
- a CDS encoding Mpo1 family 2-hydroxy fatty acid dioxygenase has protein sequence MKTIYQWLSEYGESHQNTTNKTVHWICVPLIFFSIVGFFFSIKLSFFSILGLEGNVALLLLALTTIYYFVLSKALSIGMFIFSFTCILLCTIIESSGIAPLWQFCLTIFILAWIGQFWGHKIEGKKPSFFKDLQYLMIGPAWLLSFIYQRLGIQY, from the coding sequence ATGAAAACAATTTACCAGTGGCTGTCAGAGTACGGAGAAAGTCATCAGAATACAACCAACAAAACTGTACACTGGATATGTGTACCACTTATTTTTTTTAGTATTGTAGGCTTCTTTTTTAGTATCAAGCTTTCCTTTTTTAGTATTTTGGGTTTAGAAGGAAACGTAGCATTATTGTTACTGGCACTCACAACGATTTATTATTTTGTACTTTCAAAAGCCTTATCAATAGGCATGTTTATATTTTCGTTTACTTGTATATTATTATGTACTATTATCGAATCGTCGGGGATAGCTCCTTTGTGGCAATTTTGTCTGACGATTTTTATTTTGGCATGGATTGGACAATTTTGGGGGCATAAAATCGAGGGGAAGAAACCTTCCTTTTTCAAAGACCTTCAATATTTAATGATTGGCCCGGCATGGCTATTGAGTTTTATTTATCAGCGGTTAGGTATTCAGTATTAA
- a CDS encoding bifunctional 3,4-dihydroxy-2-butanone-4-phosphate synthase/GTP cyclohydrolase II produces MSAIKLDSIEEAIEAIRNGEIIIVADDEDRENEGDMICASEAMTAEMSNFMIREGRGLMCVSLTEERCAELGLEMMVGHNTATHETPFTVSVDLLGHGCTTGISAQDRAKTIQALVDENTKPEDLGKPGHIFPLKARKEGVLRRTGHTEAAMDFAKLAGFKPSGVLIEVLNEDGTMARLPDLRRIADKFNLKLVTIKDLVEYRLKKESLIEREIAVDMPTEWGHFELTAFRQKQTGETHLALSKGTWSKDEPVLVRVHSSCVTGDIFGSCRCDCGGQLHRAMEMVEKAGKGVVLYMFQEGRGIGLINKLKAYKLQEMGRDTVEANLELGFKMDERDYGVGAQILRDLGLSKIKLISNNPKKRAALFGYGLEIVETVPIEIEPNQHNEKYLQTKRDKMGHNILKG; encoded by the coding sequence ATGTCAGCTATAAAACTTGATAGTATAGAAGAGGCCATCGAGGCAATAAGAAATGGAGAAATAATCATTGTTGCCGACGATGAAGACCGTGAGAATGAAGGAGATATGATTTGTGCATCGGAGGCCATGACTGCCGAGATGTCTAATTTTATGATTCGTGAGGGGCGTGGATTGATGTGTGTTTCTTTGACAGAAGAACGTTGTGCCGAATTAGGCTTGGAAATGATGGTAGGGCACAATACCGCAACCCACGAAACACCATTTACGGTATCGGTAGATTTGCTTGGACATGGCTGTACTACAGGGATTTCGGCTCAAGACCGTGCCAAAACTATTCAGGCGTTGGTTGATGAAAATACCAAACCCGAAGATTTAGGTAAACCTGGCCATATTTTCCCGCTAAAGGCTCGAAAAGAGGGTGTTCTCAGAAGAACTGGACATACCGAAGCTGCGATGGATTTTGCCAAATTGGCAGGCTTCAAACCTTCGGGCGTATTAATTGAGGTGCTTAACGAGGACGGTACTATGGCTCGCTTGCCCGATTTACGCAGAATTGCCGATAAGTTTAACCTCAAATTGGTGACCATCAAAGACTTGGTAGAATATCGCCTGAAAAAAGAATCTTTGATCGAACGTGAAATTGCAGTTGATATGCCTACAGAATGGGGACATTTTGAGCTTACGGCATTCCGTCAAAAACAAACTGGTGAAACTCATTTGGCTTTGTCAAAAGGAACTTGGAGCAAAGATGAACCCGTGTTGGTACGTGTGCACAGCTCTTGTGTTACGGGCGATATTTTTGGGTCTTGTCGTTGCGACTGTGGTGGACAGCTTCACCGTGCTATGGAGATGGTTGAAAAAGCTGGAAAAGGAGTGGTTCTATATATGTTCCAAGAAGGTAGGGGTATTGGGTTAATCAACAAACTTAAAGCCTACAAACTTCAAGAAATGGGACGTGATACCGTAGAAGCTAACCTTGAGCTGGGCTTCAAAATGGACGAACGAGATTATGGTGTTGGAGCTCAAATTTTGCGTGACTTGGGGCTTAGCAAAATTAAATTGATTTCTAATAATCCTAAAAAGAGAGCAGCATTGTTTGGTTACGGTCTCGAAATTGTCGAAACAGTACCTATCGAAATAGAACCTAACCAACACAACGAAAAATATTTACAGACCAAACGAGATAAAATGGGTCATAATATTTTGAAAGGATAA
- a CDS encoding prohibitin family protein has translation MFLIIIGLLLLVVGFVINNPALMIARYARPTQLLGGVVLLIGLVTASVRQIDTGEVGVPSLFGKVKDETLNSGLNFINPLSEVTMFDIKTQNYTMSALHDEGDKEGDDAIRVLTADGLEVIIDLTILYKIVPSESPKILKEIGGNYKDKIIRPVTRTKIRDNAVYYDAVSLYSIKRDEFQNRIFNDIEKNLKIRGIMLEQLLIRNINLPTSVKKTIESKINAEQEAQKMQFVLQKEKQEAERKRVEAQGIADYQKILSTGLSDKQLQYEAIIAQKALALSPNAKVIVMGVKGNTPIILGDK, from the coding sequence ATGTTTTTGATTATCATTGGATTGCTATTACTAGTGGTAGGTTTTGTTATTAATAATCCTGCCCTTATGATTGCTCGTTATGCCCGTCCAACCCAACTGCTTGGAGGAGTAGTGTTATTAATAGGTTTGGTTACGGCTTCGGTTCGGCAAATAGACACTGGCGAGGTAGGTGTGCCATCGTTGTTTGGAAAAGTAAAAGACGAAACCTTGAACAGCGGACTAAATTTTATTAATCCGTTGTCGGAAGTAACGATGTTTGACATTAAGACACAAAACTACACGATGTCGGCATTGCATGATGAAGGCGATAAAGAAGGCGACGACGCTATTAGGGTGTTGACTGCCGATGGGCTAGAAGTGATTATAGACCTGACTATTCTTTACAAAATTGTGCCAAGCGAATCTCCCAAAATTCTAAAGGAAATAGGAGGTAATTATAAAGATAAGATTATTAGACCCGTAACTCGCACCAAAATCCGTGATAATGCAGTGTATTACGATGCGGTGTCGTTGTATTCTATCAAAAGGGATGAGTTTCAAAACAGGATTTTTAATGATATTGAAAAAAACTTGAAGATTAGAGGTATTATGCTTGAACAATTGTTGATTAGAAATATCAATTTACCAACGTCTGTCAAAAAAACAATTGAGTCAAAAATCAATGCTGAACAAGAGGCTCAGAAAATGCAGTTTGTTTTGCAAAAAGAAAAACAAGAAGCCGAACGCAAACGTGTTGAAGCTCAGGGAATTGCCGATTACCAGAAAATCCTATCGACAGGGCTAAGCGATAAACAGCTTCAATACGAGGCTATTATTGCCCAAAAAGCCTTGGCTCTTTCACCCAATGCCAAGGTTATTGTGATGGGTGTAAAAGGTAATACGCCTATTATTTTGGGGGATAAATAA
- the gldA gene encoding gliding motility-associated ABC transporter ATP-binding subunit GldA, with amino-acid sequence MSLKIQNLTKVYGQQKAVNDISFDVQKGEIVGFLGPNGAGKSTTMKIATCYIPATSGSVEVCGFDVRQSPNDVRRNIGYLPEHNPLYLDMYVKEFLEFVGGIYKIKGNTLKQRIEEVIELVGLQVEQKKKIGQLSKGYRQRVGLAQALIHDPQVLILDEPTTGLDPNQLVEIRSVIKQIGREKTVIFSTHIMQEVEAICDRVVIINKGQVMENQPLDKLVQSGKNLEQIFRDLTTR; translated from the coding sequence ATGTCTCTCAAAATTCAAAATCTCACAAAAGTATATGGCCAACAAAAGGCGGTAAATGATATATCTTTTGACGTACAAAAAGGCGAAATTGTTGGTTTTCTGGGCCCCAATGGTGCAGGTAAGTCTACAACTATGAAAATTGCAACCTGTTATATTCCTGCTACTTCGGGTAGTGTAGAGGTTTGTGGCTTTGATGTCCGGCAATCACCTAACGATGTACGTCGTAATATTGGTTATTTGCCCGAACATAATCCACTTTATTTGGATATGTATGTCAAAGAGTTTCTTGAATTTGTGGGTGGTATCTATAAAATCAAGGGAAATACCTTAAAGCAGCGTATTGAAGAAGTAATTGAATTGGTAGGCTTACAGGTTGAGCAGAAAAAGAAAATAGGGCAACTCTCAAAAGGCTATCGCCAAAGGGTAGGGCTAGCACAAGCTCTAATTCATGACCCTCAGGTATTGATTTTGGACGAACCTACTACTGGCCTCGACCCCAACCAGTTGGTCGAAATTAGAAGTGTGATTAAGCAAATTGGTCGAGAAAAAACCGTTATTTTTTCCACTCATATTATGCAAGAAGTAGAGGCCATTTGCGACCGTGTCGTTATTATTAATAAAGGGCAAGTTATGGAAAATCAACCGCTCGACAAACTTGTGCAGTCAGGCAAAAACCTAGAACAGATATTCAGAGATTTGACGACAAGGTAA